The genomic interval CAGCCTCTCTATGGATCGGTCGTCTTCGGCGGGCCTCTCGATCGAAGGACGTCTTATCTCCGTTTTTCCGAAGAGGTCTAGCGGCATGAGTCCCCCTCTTTTCATCGTTCTTCCTCCTTCTGGTATTCCTCTATGATCGCCTCGTTTCGCGCCTGTTGATGGGCGTCGAAATCCCTGTGTTCGTTGTCGTATGGCAGGGATATCAGAGGCGAAGAGAATAGGAAGTCCGCCGAGGCCATGTTGCAGGCCATGGGGATGTTGTATAAGGTCGCTATGCGTAGCAGTGCCTTTATGTCCGAATCGTGGGCCTGGGTGTTGAGCGGATCCCACAGAAAAACGATGGCGTCCAGTCTCTCGCAGGCTATTCTGGCTCCGAGCTGCTGATCTCCTCCGAGAGGTCCCGATTTCAGCTTGTCTATCGGAAGACCCAACGCCGCCTCCAGAAGGGCTCCGGTCGTTCCGGTGGAGCATAGCCGATGAGCCGTCAGCTGCTCCCTGTGTCTTTTAGCCCATCGTATCAGGTCCTTCTTCCTGCTGTCGTGGGCCACCAGGGCGATTTTCTTGACTGCTTCCAAGGGTATCCCCTCCTATATAGGTGATATTCCATCGATATTGTACCTCCATGAGGTTATAATCGTGAAGATTGGTGCTTAAATCGGGAGGTGTTTTTTCATGGAACGAGAGGTTTCCGTTTCTGTCCCATTCGAGATCGCCATGATCCCAGTGGCGACCTCCGTGGTGGAGAGGGCCTCCGAGGCCTTCGGCCTGGACCGTAGAGGACAGCTGGGACTCGCCTTGGCGGCGGAGGAGATACTGGCCTTCGCCGGTTCCTCCGGGGGGGGAGGAGCCATGGAGGTGGTCTGTTCCGACAGAGGGGTATCCATAAGGGTGGAATGCAGAGTCCCTCGGGAAAGGCTTCCCCTGGAGGCCTTCAACATGACCTCGAGATCGGACGATCCAGACAGGATGGGTCTGGTCCTGGCGGCGAGATCGGCCCACAGGATGGGGGTCTCCCTGGAGAAGGGGGATCTGGCGGTCATATCCTTCGAGAGGGAGAGGGAGTACAGGGAGGTCTCGGCGGAACCCCTCTATCCCGATCAAGACGAGCCGATGGAGATAGGGATCCCCAGGCCGGACGAGTGGCCTCATCTG from Dethiosulfovibrio faecalis carries:
- a CDS encoding methylglyoxal synthase → MEAVKKIALVAHDSRKKDLIRWAKRHREQLTAHRLCSTGTTGALLEAALGLPIDKLKSGPLGGDQQLGARIACERLDAIVFLWDPLNTQAHDSDIKALLRIATLYNIPMACNMASADFLFSSPLISLPYDNEHRDFDAHQQARNEAIIEEYQKEEER